The genomic interval ACGCACCAGATCACGGCTCTTGGCCCGCAGTTCGTGCTGGGTGAAGAGCATCGCGGCGACTGCGCCCGGATTGCCGACCGACCAGGCCAGTGCCCGACGACCGCCGCCAACCCCATCGTAGGTGGGCGAGCCGCCGAAGAGTTTGCGGCCCATGCTGCGAAAGGTTTTGAACAAGCGCATCACGTGCCCTTCGACGTAGTGACCCGGATCTGCCGGGGTGCGCGGGGCCACAGACCGGTGTCAGCCGCTTGCTCGTAGAGGCCGCGTTCGACTTCGAAGATGGCTTGGCGTAGCTCCTCGACAGAGCGGTACTCGACCGTTTTGTCTCCGAAGGTGACGCGCTTCTCGCCCTTGGCCAGCGCGGCTTCGAGGGCGCTGAGTTGTTCTTCCGTATAGGCCATGATTTTCTAGGCGACCTTGGTGGCTACGAGATTGCTGCCGGCCTTGACCACGGCATTGGA from Sulfurimicrobium lacus carries:
- a CDS encoding phage head-tail joining protein, with product MAYTEEQLSALEAALAKGEKRVTFGDKTVEYRSVEELRQAIFEVERGLYEQAADTGLWPRAPRQIRVTTSKGT